One Halorientalis litorea DNA segment encodes these proteins:
- a CDS encoding response regulator, producing MTGDTQPSSTVLVVEDERKLADFYAKWLSEAHEVLVAYSGKAAIQLFDESVDVVLLDRRMPDTTGDEVLEHIRSSSSDPGVAMVTAVKPSVDVVSMGFDEYVVKPVDKEELLSLTETLLRRAEHDEAMRRHYRIASKISLLEENLSGRELAASEEYTRLQEELDAIDDELSVADELSAEDVGALLRSTDGEQ from the coding sequence ATGACGGGTGACACACAACCATCGTCGACTGTCCTCGTCGTCGAGGACGAACGCAAACTCGCCGACTTCTACGCGAAGTGGCTCTCGGAAGCTCACGAGGTGTTGGTCGCCTACAGCGGTAAGGCCGCCATCCAGTTGTTCGACGAGAGCGTCGACGTTGTCCTGCTCGACCGGCGGATGCCGGATACGACCGGCGACGAAGTTCTCGAACACATCCGGTCGAGTTCGTCCGACCCCGGGGTGGCGATGGTGACTGCAGTCAAACCATCGGTCGACGTGGTGTCGATGGGGTTCGACGAATACGTCGTCAAACCGGTCGACAAGGAAGAACTGCTGTCACTCACCGAAACCTTGCTTCGCCGTGCGGAACACGACGAGGCGATGCGACGGCACTACCGAATCGCCTCGAAAATCAGCCTGCTGGAGGAGAACCTGAGCGGGCGGGAACTGGCTGCGAGCGAGGAGTACACGCGTCTTCAAGAAGAGCTCGACGCTATCGACGACGAACTGTCGGTGGCGGACGAACTAAGCGCGGAGGATGTCGGCGCGTTGCTCCGTTCCACGGACGGTGAACAGTGA
- a CDS encoding DUF7861 family protein — protein MVHDRIHAREPTHDPEKWRVGTIADLTARDGHCVVTVSTPDGESVELVVTVAVRELFVGRLDIEPDESPVGERVWFRKKGGQ, from the coding sequence ATGGTACACGACCGGATTCACGCCCGCGAGCCGACACACGACCCGGAGAAGTGGCGCGTCGGCACGATAGCAGACCTGACAGCGCGCGACGGTCACTGCGTCGTCACCGTCTCGACGCCCGACGGCGAGTCAGTCGAGTTGGTCGTGACGGTCGCCGTCCGCGAGTTGTTCGTCGGTCGACTCGACATCGAACCGGACGAGTCGCCGGTCGGCGAACGCGTCTGGTTTCGGAAGAAAGGCGGGCAGTGA
- a CDS encoding DUF7504 family protein, which produces MKDHPSSAENGTVPFTPGTNVLAVDGTDRGTLQFSLSHLQKFDRRLLVSLDIAPKQLVQLATDADDESPTTVLDCTADSEPLLASEIPAETSVRNVEPETASVGEATIGALDQLPDGTTAGICVHSVPTLVERSTVQKTYKLLYVLAQRVRRDGHLAFYTWNNPTETRNLRILGRALDYRVTLDEADEPTVRSLVEVGEDG; this is translated from the coding sequence GTGAAGGACCATCCGTCATCCGCGGAGAACGGAACGGTTCCGTTCACACCCGGGACGAACGTACTCGCCGTCGACGGGACCGACCGAGGCACGCTCCAGTTCTCACTGTCCCACCTCCAGAAGTTCGACCGACGCCTGCTCGTCAGTTTAGATATCGCCCCTAAGCAACTCGTCCAACTCGCGACGGACGCAGACGACGAGTCACCGACTACGGTCCTCGATTGTACTGCCGACTCGGAGCCGTTGCTGGCCAGCGAGATTCCTGCCGAGACGTCGGTCAGGAACGTCGAACCGGAGACCGCTTCAGTAGGTGAGGCTACCATCGGCGCGCTCGACCAGTTGCCCGACGGGACGACAGCAGGCATCTGTGTCCACTCTGTCCCGACGCTCGTAGAACGCTCGACAGTCCAGAAGACGTACAAGTTGCTGTACGTGCTCGCACAACGAGTGCGCCGTGACGGCCACTTGGCTTTCTACACGTGGAACAACCCAACCGAAACCCGGAACCTCCGAATACTCGGCCGCGCTCTCGACTACCGGGTCACGCTCGACGAGGCAGACGAGCCTACGGTTCGCTCGCTGGTTGAGGTGGGGGAAGATGGATGA
- a CDS encoding enoyl-CoA hydratase/isomerase family protein — protein MTKYSTIEYERTDATAHVRLDRPDAMNALNAEILGEFEDAIARAEADDDVRVVVVAGHGPAFSSGYDISGAGEKGSVDDRILNQRSHLEAVFSARKPVIAAVDGAALAGGCNLAIACDLTFATERSEFGYPDMHFGEPPPKFVLPFVANSLKHARELLYSGKSVDAEEARRMGLVNHVVPDGELGAAVDEEIARIRKTPSAGVAVVKDMLNDVQETQGYRRYGRVDEFMGTLTMESETATEFRERRDEDGLQAAIEWMHETDKP, from the coding sequence GTGACAAAGTACAGCACAATCGAATACGAGCGGACGGACGCGACGGCCCACGTCCGTCTCGACCGGCCGGACGCGATGAACGCGCTGAACGCCGAGATACTCGGGGAGTTCGAGGACGCCATCGCGCGCGCCGAGGCCGACGACGACGTGCGAGTCGTCGTCGTCGCGGGCCACGGCCCAGCCTTCTCCTCGGGCTACGACATCAGCGGTGCGGGCGAGAAGGGGTCCGTCGACGACCGCATCCTGAACCAGCGGAGCCACCTCGAAGCCGTCTTCTCGGCGCGCAAGCCGGTCATCGCGGCCGTGGACGGGGCGGCACTCGCGGGCGGTTGTAACCTCGCCATCGCCTGTGACCTGACCTTCGCCACCGAGCGGTCGGAGTTCGGCTACCCGGACATGCACTTCGGGGAACCGCCGCCGAAGTTCGTCCTGCCGTTCGTCGCCAACTCCCTGAAACACGCCCGGGAGTTGCTCTACAGCGGCAAGTCCGTCGACGCCGAGGAGGCACGGCGGATGGGGCTGGTCAACCACGTCGTCCCCGACGGCGAACTGGGCGCGGCCGTCGACGAGGAGATAGCCCGCATCCGGAAGACGCCGAGTGCCGGCGTCGCCGTCGTGAAGGACATGCTGAACGACGTGCAGGAGACGCAGGGGTACCGGCGGTACGGCCGCGTCGACGAGTTCATGGGCACGCTCACGATGGAGTCGGAGACGGCGACCGAGTTCCGCGAACGCCGCGACGAGGACGGCTTGCAGGCCGCAATCGAGTGGATGCACGAGACGGACAAGCCGTAA
- a CDS encoding peroxiredoxin, giving the protein MLEVGDTAPEVSAQNQHGETVTLAFDDPTVVYFYPKDFTGGCTIEANDFEDALPEYRDAGIDVYGVSMDDVESHADFADEEGVSFDLLADPDGEVSEAFGLDTDEGYTDRRTFVLAGGEVAAVYDPELADPAGHAREVLEDTRDEHVAGE; this is encoded by the coding sequence ATGCTCGAAGTCGGCGATACGGCACCCGAGGTCAGCGCGCAGAACCAGCACGGCGAGACGGTCACGCTCGCATTCGACGACCCGACGGTGGTGTACTTCTATCCGAAGGACTTCACCGGCGGGTGTACCATCGAGGCGAACGATTTCGAGGACGCCCTGCCGGAGTACCGGGACGCCGGTATCGACGTGTACGGCGTCTCGATGGACGACGTAGAGAGCCACGCGGACTTCGCCGATGAGGAGGGTGTCTCCTTCGACCTGTTGGCCGACCCGGACGGCGAGGTGTCCGAGGCATTCGGTCTGGACACGGACGAGGGGTACACCGACCGCCGGACGTTCGTGCTCGCGGGCGGGGAAGTCGCGGCCGTCTACGACCCGGAACTCGCGGACCCGGCGGGCCACGCCCGTGAGGTCCTCGAAGACACCCGCGACGAGCACGTCGCCGGCGAGTAG